A DNA window from Aureibaculum sp. 2308TA14-22 contains the following coding sequences:
- a CDS encoding Gfo/Idh/MocA family oxidoreductase, with product MKTINTAICSFGMSGQIFHAPFVELNPKFNLYGVLERTKNIAQDKYPNIKTFRTLDELLQDDAIELIIVNTPNITHYDFTKKVIKAGKHVVVEKPFTVTSKEAQELITLAQKSNLKISVYQNRRFTSDFKTVKRVINEGVLGDIVEAEFHFDRFVPELSYKQHKEIPTVGVGNLYDLGSHLVDQALQLFGMPTAVFASLDSFRKNSKVHDYFDVKLFYQSHYVILKSSYFVREPLPAYSIHGTKGSFIKTQADIQEAELQKGIKPNTEGWGIEPETERGLLHIMRNGKSVKELVTTEKGNYMTYFDGMYNAIRNDMPVPVSAYEGKQVIEVIEAAIQSNKDKKVIQF from the coding sequence ATGAAAACTATAAATACAGCTATATGTTCTTTCGGAATGAGCGGACAAATATTCCACGCACCATTTGTTGAGCTTAACCCGAAATTTAATTTATATGGAGTTTTGGAGCGTACTAAAAATATCGCTCAAGACAAATATCCTAATATCAAAACTTTTCGAACTTTAGATGAATTGTTACAAGATGATGCCATTGAATTAATAATCGTTAATACGCCTAACATAACGCATTACGATTTTACGAAAAAAGTCATTAAAGCAGGAAAACATGTTGTAGTAGAAAAACCTTTCACAGTTACTTCTAAAGAAGCTCAAGAATTGATTACACTAGCCCAAAAGAGTAACTTAAAAATTTCAGTGTATCAGAATAGAAGATTTACTAGTGATTTTAAAACTGTCAAGAGGGTAATAAACGAAGGTGTACTTGGTGATATAGTAGAAGCCGAATTTCATTTTGACCGGTTTGTACCTGAATTAAGTTACAAACAGCACAAAGAAATACCCACTGTGGGTGTTGGTAATTTATATGATTTAGGGTCTCATTTAGTCGACCAGGCCTTACAATTATTCGGAATGCCAACTGCTGTTTTTGCTAGTTTGGATAGTTTTCGTAAAAACTCAAAAGTTCATGATTATTTTGATGTAAAATTGTTTTACCAGTCACATTATGTTATTTTAAAGTCGAGTTATTTTGTTCGAGAGCCACTTCCTGCCTATAGTATTCATGGTACTAAAGGATCCTTTATTAAAACTCAAGCTGACATTCAAGAAGCTGAACTCCAAAAAGGTATAAAGCCTAATACAGAAGGATGGGGGATAGAACCAGAGACCGAAAGGGGATTGCTTCACATTATGAGAAATGGGAAATCGGTAAAAGAATTGGTTACTACTGAAAAAGGAAATTATATGACCTATTTTGATGGTATGTATAATGCTATCAGAAATGATATGCCAGTACCAGTTTCTGCTTATGAAGGAAAACAGGTTATTGAGGTAATTGAAGCAGCAATCCAAAGCAATAAAGATAAAAAAGTTATCCAATTTTAG
- the ftsZ gene encoding cell division protein FtsZ has product MSTEFENLAFDLPKNQSSVIKVIGVGGGGSNAVNHMFKKGVAGIDFVVCNTDEQALHNSPVTTKIQLGVSLTEGLGAGANPEVGEEAAIESLDDIKAMLSTRAKMVFITVGMGGGTGTGAAPIIAKAAKEMDLLTVGIVTIPFSFEGKMRNEQAQKGIEKLSKHIDSLVVINNNKLREVYGNLGFKAGFSKADEVLSTAAMGIAEVITHHYTQNIDLKDAKTVLSNSGTAIMGSAIATGQNRAQEAITKALDSPLLNDNKITGAKNVLLLIVSGTTEITIDEIGEINDYIQSEAKSNVDIIMGVGEDVELGESIAVTIVATGFNKEQQMEISHTEAPKIVHDLEPSQPYNEPAAKLSPNQPIVKHTLELDEDETIDEFEPETSNVETSLETINEMDVVYDEVNGDDSLDEFVINQVVNEELKEETVTETQGMLTFDLPLTPKRKTEVASNEDEVIKHSLKVTSIRDIEVVEPEFIEPTITADGKIKHGLENFMVDDEKKSNKPIEEVKDEELAFNVRVEKENIPNDSIRDDEESPLSLTIEELQKRASDRRKKMKDFNYRFTNRPSNNEEYQTKPAYKRMGVDLDDVEPSSEPTENKSRISLSPDDNDDIQLRSNNSYLHDNVD; this is encoded by the coding sequence ATGAGTACTGAATTTGAAAATCTTGCATTCGATTTACCAAAAAACCAATCAAGTGTAATTAAAGTAATTGGCGTAGGCGGTGGTGGAAGTAATGCTGTTAATCACATGTTCAAAAAAGGAGTTGCTGGTATCGATTTTGTGGTTTGTAACACAGATGAACAAGCCTTGCACAATAGCCCAGTAACTACTAAAATACAATTAGGCGTTTCCTTAACTGAGGGTCTAGGGGCAGGAGCCAACCCTGAAGTAGGTGAAGAGGCTGCAATAGAAAGCCTAGATGATATCAAAGCTATGCTTAGTACACGTGCAAAGATGGTATTTATTACTGTGGGTATGGGCGGTGGTACAGGTACAGGAGCAGCACCAATTATTGCAAAGGCTGCAAAAGAAATGGATTTACTTACTGTTGGGATAGTAACTATACCTTTTTCTTTTGAAGGGAAAATGCGAAATGAACAGGCTCAAAAAGGGATTGAGAAATTGAGTAAACATATAGACTCTTTAGTTGTTATCAATAATAACAAACTAAGAGAAGTTTACGGAAACTTAGGATTTAAAGCGGGATTCTCTAAAGCAGATGAAGTATTATCAACAGCGGCAATGGGTATAGCTGAGGTAATTACACATCATTATACACAGAATATTGACTTAAAAGATGCTAAAACAGTATTGTCTAATAGCGGTACTGCCATTATGGGTTCTGCAATAGCTACAGGTCAGAATAGGGCTCAAGAAGCTATTACAAAAGCGTTAGATTCTCCATTATTAAACGATAATAAGATTACAGGAGCCAAAAATGTACTGTTGTTAATAGTGTCTGGTACAACTGAAATTACTATTGATGAAATAGGTGAAATTAACGATTATATTCAGAGCGAAGCGAAGAGCAATGTAGATATTATTATGGGTGTTGGTGAAGATGTTGAATTAGGTGAATCTATAGCTGTAACTATCGTCGCCACGGGTTTTAATAAGGAGCAACAGATGGAAATTTCGCATACTGAGGCTCCAAAAATTGTTCATGATTTAGAACCATCTCAACCATATAATGAACCTGCCGCGAAATTAAGCCCTAATCAACCAATAGTTAAACATACATTGGAGCTAGATGAAGATGAAACAATTGATGAATTTGAACCGGAGACAAGTAATGTTGAGACTAGTCTAGAAACTATTAATGAAATGGATGTTGTTTATGACGAAGTTAACGGTGATGACTCTCTAGACGAATTTGTAATAAATCAAGTAGTTAACGAAGAACTCAAAGAAGAGACAGTTACTGAGACACAGGGAATGTTAACATTTGACCTCCCGTTGACTCCCAAAAGAAAAACTGAAGTAGCGAGCAATGAAGATGAAGTTATAAAGCATTCTCTAAAGGTTACAAGTATTAGAGATATTGAAGTTGTAGAGCCTGAATTTATTGAACCAACCATAACGGCTGATGGGAAAATAAAACATGGCTTAGAGAACTTTATGGTTGATGATGAAAAAAAAAGTAATAAACCAATAGAGGAGGTTAAAGATGAGGAATTGGCATTTAATGTTAGGGTTGAAAAGGAGAACATACCAAATGACAGTATACGAGATGATGAAGAATCTCCATTAAGCCTAACAATCGAAGAATTGCAGAAGAGAGCAAGTGATAGGAGAAAGAAAATGAAGGATTTTAATTATAGGTTTACCAATAGACCAAGTAATAATGAAGAATATCAAACCAAACCCGCCTATAAAAGAATGGGTGTAGATTTAGATGATGTTGAACCATCTTCGGAACCTACAGAAAATAAATCTAGAATATCATTAAGTCCAGATGATAATGATGATATTCAGTTGCGTTCTAATAATTCGTATTTGCATGATAATGTGGATTAA
- a CDS encoding GatB/YqeY domain-containing protein: MSLQGKVMGKLKEAMKAKDTVALESLRAIKSAILLAQTESGAKQDLTEAEELKLLQKLVKQRRDSATLYQEQGRTDLAEPELAQVAVIEQFLPEQMNEEDLKKVIAEIVSKTGATSMKDMGKVMGMASKQLAGKADGKTISNVVKSLLS; this comes from the coding sequence ATGAGTTTACAAGGTAAAGTAATGGGAAAACTTAAAGAAGCTATGAAAGCAAAAGACACTGTTGCTTTAGAATCTTTAAGAGCTATAAAATCAGCTATATTATTGGCTCAAACAGAATCTGGTGCTAAGCAAGATCTAACTGAAGCTGAAGAGTTAAAACTTTTACAAAAACTGGTAAAACAACGTAGAGATAGTGCAACGCTTTATCAAGAGCAAGGTAGAACGGATTTAGCTGAACCAGAACTGGCACAGGTTGCCGTAATAGAGCAATTTTTGCCTGAACAAATGAACGAGGAAGACCTAAAAAAAGTTATTGCTGAAATCGTTTCTAAAACTGGAGCTACTTCTATGAAAGATATGGGAAAAGTAATGGGTATGGCATCTAAACAATTAGCAGGCAAGGCAGATGGAAAAACAATTTCAAATGTGGTAAAATCGTTGTTAAGCTAA